Proteins from a single region of Stutzerimonas stutzeri:
- a CDS encoding acyltransferase family protein, with protein sequence MSDAGAMHGKNRNIQFLCGLAIVMVLLAHASVMLVGAEADWWDGLLQRFLPGVGVDLFFLISGYLMGATFLRKQQVFEAEAVYVFYKKRIRRVLLPTWFWAAVVLVFSIIEPPRGAPAYSLDTLLGVTASAAFFLANVFNGLHETDFGYFWSIALEVQFYVLFPLLLLLGRAFWPAVIGIVLWFSFANPFTPEWLFRANGLFMGLLLWKLSSLDQFRVVERDIEAMTATSKVLVIGLAVVSASILAIALEPYASFRWAATTLVLAVPFILAACSSDAVFGALSRPFEAIGQTSFSLYLCHIPVWLLCMSWLDGQPLLPRVAVCVTMSLIVAGLSYRYIERPLMDGAKSAVSARTTSTSATALTVARAGREG encoded by the coding sequence ATGAGTGATGCCGGAGCGATGCACGGCAAGAATCGCAATATTCAATTTCTCTGTGGCCTGGCAATCGTGATGGTGCTGCTGGCCCATGCCTCGGTGATGCTGGTCGGCGCGGAGGCCGACTGGTGGGACGGCTTGCTGCAGCGCTTCCTGCCAGGCGTTGGGGTCGATCTGTTCTTTCTTATTTCCGGCTACCTGATGGGGGCGACCTTCTTGCGCAAGCAGCAGGTCTTCGAAGCCGAGGCGGTGTATGTCTTCTACAAGAAGCGAATTCGCCGGGTGCTGCTGCCGACCTGGTTCTGGGCGGCCGTAGTATTGGTGTTCAGCATCATCGAGCCGCCGCGCGGGGCGCCGGCTTACTCGCTGGATACGCTGCTCGGCGTGACAGCGAGCGCCGCGTTCTTTCTCGCCAATGTCTTCAACGGGCTGCACGAGACGGATTTCGGCTATTTCTGGTCGATCGCCCTGGAAGTGCAGTTCTACGTGCTGTTTCCGCTGCTGCTCCTACTGGGCAGGGCGTTCTGGCCGGCGGTGATCGGCATCGTGCTCTGGTTCAGCTTCGCCAATCCGTTCACGCCCGAGTGGCTGTTCCGCGCGAACGGCCTGTTCATGGGGCTGCTGTTGTGGAAGCTGTCGTCGCTGGATCAGTTTCGCGTCGTTGAGCGCGACATCGAAGCGATGACCGCCACCAGCAAAGTGCTGGTGATTGGCCTGGCGGTGGTCTCGGCGAGCATTCTGGCCATCGCTCTGGAGCCGTACGCGTCGTTTCGTTGGGCGGCAACGACGCTGGTGTTGGCCGTGCCCTTCATACTCGCGGCCTGCTCTAGCGACGCGGTATTCGGCGCGTTGTCGCGACCGTTCGAGGCGATCGGCCAGACATCGTTCTCGCTGTACCTGTGCCACATCCCTGTCTGGCTGCTGTGCATGAGCTGGCTCGACGGCCAGCCGCTGCTACCGCGCGTGGCGGTTTGCGTAACGATGTCGCTGATCGTCGCCGGTCTGAGCTATCGCTATATCGAACGGCCGCTGATGGATGGTGCGAAATCAGCGGTTTCCGCCAGAACCACGTCGACCAGCGCTACCGCACTAACCGTCGCTCGGGCGGGGCGCGAAGGCTAG
- the pnuC gene encoding nicotinamide riboside transporter PnuC, with product MSSLELIASLLGVIAVWLTVRQNPWCWPIGLGMVSLYAWFFFDAKLYSQVLLHSVFAAMQLYGWWAWTRGAAGEHGRPVTGAVPREVAIGIACAVLGSLLLGSAMASFTEAAVPWIDATLTAFSLLAQLWMALKRLQCWVLWIVVDVLFVAFFSYQGYWLTAGLYALFTGLAVMGLREWRMARVATR from the coding sequence ATGTCTTCACTCGAACTGATCGCCTCGCTACTCGGCGTGATCGCCGTATGGCTGACGGTGCGTCAGAACCCGTGGTGCTGGCCGATCGGGCTGGGCATGGTATCGCTGTATGCCTGGTTCTTCTTCGACGCCAAGCTGTATTCACAGGTATTGCTGCATAGCGTTTTCGCCGCGATGCAGCTCTACGGCTGGTGGGCCTGGACGCGAGGTGCCGCAGGCGAACACGGTAGGCCCGTGACCGGCGCCGTTCCGCGCGAGGTAGCTATAGGCATTGCCTGCGCAGTGCTCGGCAGCCTGCTGCTCGGCAGCGCCATGGCGAGCTTCACCGAGGCCGCCGTTCCCTGGATCGACGCCACCCTCACTGCATTCAGCCTGCTCGCACAACTGTGGATGGCCCTAAAGCGCCTGCAGTGCTGGGTTCTGTGGATCGTCGTGGATGTGCTGTTCGTTGCCTTCTTCAGCTATCAAGGCTACTGGCTGACGGCCGGCCTCTACGCGCTGTTCACCGGACTTGCGGTCATGGGGCTACGGGAATGGCGCATGGCACGGGTGGCGACGCGATGA